The candidate division WOR-3 bacterium DNA window AAATTTAAATTGCTTTTATAAATCTTGAATTCGTAATTTTTTAAAAGTTTCTCAGCAAACTGGGATAAGAATTCTTTTATCGGCGAAGAGAGAAAGAAATAAATCTCTTTATCAAAAATTATCTCTTCCTTGTGGAGTCCCATCTCCTTAGAAAATATCCGAGAAAAGACAAACATTTTAAAATTCCTCTTCTGATATTTATACCCTTCATTATGTAAAAAATTAGCAAGGTCTTTGTCAATGTTATTATAAATAAAAGCCTGTAATAGATGATTATAATGGATTGGCAGAACAATTTTCTCTTCTTTGGAATTTGTCAAAACTATTTTGAGTCTCATACTAAGTTGATATTATTCGTATCTTAATGCCTCGATGGGATTGAGTTTGGCAGCACGGGTGGCAGGATAGATGCCAAAAAAGATACCAACACAAATGGGAAATAAAACACCAATAATTACTACCCACAAAGGAACGGCTGATTCTAAGGGCGTTAAGGCAGCAATAATTTTGGCACTACTTATTCCTAAAATTAAACCAATTAAACCACCTAAAAAGGATAAAAAGCAGGCTTCTAATAAAAATTGTAATAAAATATCCCGATTAGAAGCACCAACCGCTTTTCTTAAACCAATCTCTCTTGTCCTTTCGGTTACCGCAACAAGCATTATATTCATAATTCCAATGCCACCAACAATTAATGAGATTGCCGCTACGGCAATCATCACAATAAAAGCAACGTTGGTTATATTTCTATATATCTCTCTTAATGTCTGTTGGGTATTAATACCAAAATCATCAGGTTTGTCAAACCCTAATCTCCTTCTTCTTCGCAAAACCTCTCTTATCTCATCAATTGTCCTTTCTAAATTCTTACCATCCTTGGGTAAAATCTGAAAGGATAAACTACGCCAAAGTCTTTGAAAACCAACTGGTCGAGGAAAGACTTCATCAAAGGTGGTCAAGGGAATGATGATGATATTATCTTGGGGTTGTCCCATAAAAGTTCCTTTTGGTTCTAATACACCAATGATCGTAAACTGCTTGCCACCCAGATTGATTGTTTTAAAAAGTGGGTCGGTATTAGGAAATAAATTCTCCACAATATAAGAACCAATTACACAAACTTTTCTTCTTCTTTTGAAATCATCTTCGTTAATAAACCGACCAGTAGTAACGGTATAGTTGGAAGTATATTGTAAATTTTCATCGGAACCGATAACTTCAATGTTTCTTGCCTTATTTATTCCGTAAGTTATTGTGCCCACATTGGTTGATTTTACATAAGAAAGTTTATCAACCGAAGGCAATTTCTTTAAGGCTTCGCCATCTTCGATTGTTAAATCTTTTCTTTTGGCAACTTCTTCAAAATCAACCCTGCCCATTCCCCAAGCAATCTTTTGAACAAAAATTGTATTGGAACCTAATGAACTTATCTGTTTTTCTACTGTCATATTTAAACCTTGAATTAAAGAAAGAATAGCAATAACTGTCATTACGCCAATAATTATTCCTAAGGTTGTTAAAAAGGAACGGAGTCGATGGGTTTTAAAAGTAGATATTGATAACTTTAATATTTCAATTAATTTCATTTGATTATCTTATCTTCAATTATTATCCCATCGGTTATCCTTATTAATCTTTTGGCGTGAGAAGCGATATTTGGGTCATGGGTAACAATGATGATTGTCCTGCCTTCACTTGCCAATTGGTCAAAGATTTTCATTATCTCGTTACCACTCTTTGTATCCAAATTACCAGTCGGTTCATCAGCCAAAATTAAAGAGGGATTATTAACCAATGCCCGCGCAATTGCTACCCTTTGCATCTCGCCACCGGAAAGTTCATTTGGTCTGTGAGTTGCCCTTTCTTTTAAACCAACCTTTTCTAACATTTCCATTACCAATCTTCTCCGTTCTTTGACACCAATCCCCGCATAAATTAGTGGCAATTCCACATTACTAAAAGCAGTTAATCGTGGCAAAAGGTTGAAGTTCTGAAAGACAAAACCTACCTCTTTATTTCTTAATTTTGCCAATTCATAATCAGTTAAATTGCTCACTTCTTTTCCTTGATAATAATATTTTCCTTCGGTTGGTGTATCAAGAAAACCGATAATATTTAAAAGGGTTGATTTGCCACTTCCCGAAGGTCCCATTATTGCGGTATATTCTCCCTT harbors:
- a CDS encoding CRISPR-associated endoribonuclease Cas6; translation: MRLKIVLTNSKEEKIVLPIHYNHLLQAFIYNNIDKDLANFLHNEGYKYQKRNFKMFVFSRIFSKEMGLHKEEIIFDKEIYFFLSSPIKEFLSQFAEKLLKNYEFKIYKSNLN
- a CDS encoding ABC transporter permease; this encodes MKLIEILKLSISTFKTHRLRSFLTTLGIIIGVMTVIAILSLIQGLNMTVEKQISSLGSNTIFVQKIAWGMGRVDFEEVAKRKDLTIEDGEALKKLPSVDKLSYVKSTNVGTITYGINKARNIEVIGSDENLQYTSNYTVTTGRFINEDDFKRRRKVCVIGSYIVENLFPNTDPLFKTINLGGKQFTIIGVLEPKGTFMGQPQDNIIIIPLTTFDEVFPRPVGFQRLWRSLSFQILPKDGKNLERTIDEIREVLRRRRRLGFDKPDDFGINTQQTLREIYRNITNVAFIVMIAVAAISLIVGGIGIMNIMLVAVTERTREIGLRKAVGASNRDILLQFLLEACFLSFLGGLIGLILGISSAKIIAALTPLESAVPLWVVIIGVLFPICVGIFFGIYPATRAAKLNPIEALRYE
- a CDS encoding ABC transporter ATP-binding protein, with product MLCQLINIKKVYSTGKVSFPALNGINLTIEKGEYTAIMGPSGSGKSTLLNIIGFLDTPTEGKYYYQGKEVSNLTDYELAKLRNKEVGFVFQNFNLLPRLTAFSNVELPLIYAGIGVKERRRLVMEMLEKVGLKERATHRPNELSGGEMQRVAIARALVNNPSLILADEPTGNLDTKSGNEIMKIFDQLASEGRTIIIVTHDPNIASHAKRLIRITDGIIIEDKIIK